The Apus apus isolate bApuApu2 chromosome 8, bApuApu2.pri.cur, whole genome shotgun sequence genome has a window encoding:
- the CLDN1 gene encoding claudin-1: protein MASGGLQLLGFVLAFLGWIGIISSTAMPQWKMASYAGDNIVTAQALYEGLWMTCAMQSTGQIQCKVYDSLLNLKSNLQATRALMVAAIVLGLIGIFVAVIGMKCMKCMEDDQVKKMRMAVFGGVIILIAGLAALVATSWYGNKVARDFYDPFTPVNTRFEFGSALFIGWAAASLTILGGAFLCCSCPRRETSYPPSRGYPKNAPSTGKDYV, encoded by the exons ATGGCCAGCGGGGGACTGCAACTCCTGGGCTTCGTGCTTGCCTTCCTGGGCTGGATCGGCATCATCAGCAGCACCGCCATGCCTCAGTGGAAAATGGCATCCTACGCGGGGGACAACATCGTCACGGCCCAGGCGCTCTACGAGGGGCTGTGGATGACGTGTGCCATGCAGAGCACGGGGCAGATCCAGTGCAAGGTGTACGACTCGCTGCTCAACCTGAAAA GCAACCTGCAGGCCACTCGGGCTTTGATGGTGGCTGCCATCGTCCTGGGCCTTATTGGGATATTTGTTGCTGTGATTGGTATGAAATGCATGAAGTGCATGGAAGACGACCAGGTGAAGAAGATGCGGATGGCTGTCTTCGGTGGGGTGATCATCCTCATTGCAG GCTTGGCAGCACTGGTGGCCACATCGTGGTATGGCAACAAAGTGGCTCGGGACTTCTATGACCCTTTCACCCCTGTCAACACCAG ATTTGAGTTTGGATCAGCTCTCTTTATTGGCTGGGCAGCTGCTTCTCTCACCATACTGGGGGGagccttcctctgctgctcctgtccACGGAGAGAAACTTCATATCCACCCAGCCGAGGCTATCCAAAAAATGCCCCCTCCACAGGGAAGGATTATGTATAA